One Vicia villosa cultivar HV-30 ecotype Madison, WI unplaced genomic scaffold, Vvil1.0 ctg.002659F_1_1, whole genome shotgun sequence DNA window includes the following coding sequences:
- the LOC131639487 gene encoding uncharacterized protein LOC131639487 yields MAARPTNAERLDDLSEKVDLILNQLATLTTQPPTPPQPPTPPPHPRPHIKLEVPRFNGSDAMGWIFKINQFFDYHRTPDEERLTVASFYMEGSALSWYQYMFRNGLITTWFELLHAIEVRFAPSYYDDPSQSLFKLTQRGTLNQYLNDFERLANRIVGLPPPFILSCFISGLSPEIRREVQALQPNNLSQATALAKIQEDKIDERRRGFKHKTSYPQNNSSTTTLSTTSNPVPTQPRLQFKKLSPEEMTNRREKGLCYNCEETFIPGHKCKGRFFLLVSDDPDPDSSPETTEPPITITNDPDNSLTTVDNLDGQISFHSLSGSAATATIRILGQIANHAVTVLIDGGSTHNFIQSRVAKFLNLPSSPVNTLKVMVGNGQLLECQQLCNDVSLLLQSHPFIVDFYVLPLSGADIILGAPWLKSLGPVIMDYTSLTLSFTYNNTNILLKADANPGPLSISAHQLKRCVQTNSASEFFHLQILQPDPQPNTHHITPINELLMKHSPIFNPNPTLPPSRNTDHRITLHPSSSPVSVKPYRYPFSQKNEIEQQVKDMLHHQLIQPSRSPFSSPVLLVKKKDGTWRFCVDYRALNAITIRDRFPMPTIDE; encoded by the coding sequence ATGGCAGCACGTCCCACAAATGCTGAACGATTGGACGACTTATCCGAAAAAGTTGATTTAATCCTTAACCAACTCGCTACCCTTACTACACAGCCCCCAACACCTCCACAACCACCCACACCACCACCACATCCTCGTCCTCACATAAAACTTGAAGTTCCTCGTTTCAATGGCTCTGACGCCATGGGatggattttcaaaatcaaccaatTCTTTGACTATCACAGAACACCCGATGAAGAAAGACTCACCGTCGCGTCATTCTACATGGAAGGTTCAGCATTAAGCTGGTACCAATACATGTTTCGGAACGGACTCATTACCACCTGGTTCGAACTCCTACACGCCATTGAAGTTCGTTTCGCCCCGAGCTACTATGACGACCCCAGTCAATCCCTATTCAAACTCACCCAACGCGGAACACTTAATCAATACCTCAACGATTTCGAGCGACTCGCTAACCGAATCGTTGGCCTCCCACCTCCATTCATCCTCAGTTGCTTTATCTCTGGCCTCTCTCCGGAGATCCGCCGTGAGGTTCAAGCCCTTCAACCTAATAATCTTTCCCAAGCCACCGCATTAGCTAAAATCCAGGAAGACAAGATAGATGAACGCCGCCGCGGTTTTAAACACAAAACTTCATACCCACAAAACAACTCCTCCACAACTACACTTTCCACCACCTCTAACCCTGTTCCCACACAACCACGCCTCCAATTCAAAAAACTATCACCAGAAGAAATGACGAACCGGCGAGAAAAGGGACTTTGTTACAATTGCGAGGAAACATTTATTCCAGGCCACAAATGTAAAGGCCGTTTCTTCTTACTTGTCTCTGACGACCCCGACCCAGATTCCTCCCCAGAAACAACCGAGCCACCCATTACCATAACCAATGACCCAGACAACTCACTAACAACCGTTGACAATCTCGATGGCCAAATCAGCTTCCACTCCCTTTCTGGTTCCGCCGCCACCGCCACCATCCGTATACTAGGACAAATTGCTAATCATGCTGTCACCGTACTCATCGATGGAGGTAGTACCCACAACTTTATACAGAGTAGAGTAGCCAAATTTCTTAATTTACCATCATCCCCTGTGAACACACTGAAAGTCATGGTGGGTAACGGTCAACTCTTGGAATGCCAACAGCTGTGCAACGACGTGTCACTATTGCTTCAATCCCACCCCTTCATTGTTGATTTCTACGTTCTACCTCTCAGTGGAGCAGACATTATCCTTGGGGCCCCATGGCTCAAATCTCTGGGCCCAGTTATTATGGACTACACCTCCCTTACCCTCTCATTTACTTACAACAACACCAACATTCTCTTGAAAGCTGATGCCAATCCAGGCCCACTATCCATCTCAGCCCACCAACTCAAACGATGTGTTCAAACTAATTCAGCCTCTGAATTTTTCCACCTCCAAATCCTACAACCCGACCCACAGCCTAATACCCACCATATTACACCCATCAACGAACTACTCATGAAACACTCACCCATCTTCAACCCTAATCCTACCTTACCACCTTCACGAAACACAGACCACCGTATTACCTTACACCCTTCTTCTTCACCCGTCTCCGTTAAACCTTACCGCTACCCTTTCTCacaaaaaaatgaaattgaacaACAGGTCAAAGATATGCTCCATCACCAACTCATACAACCCAGTCGGAGCCCCTTCTCCTCCCCTGTTCTACTTGTTAAGAAAAAAGACGGAACATGGCGTTTCTGTGTGGACTACAGGGCCCTTAACGCCATCACTATCCGTGACCGTTTTCCGATGCCAACCATAGATGAATAG